One genomic segment of Odocoileus virginianus isolate 20LAN1187 ecotype Illinois chromosome 17, Ovbor_1.2, whole genome shotgun sequence includes these proteins:
- the NEURL4 gene encoding neuralized-like protein 4 isoform X6, whose amino-acid sequence MAAGSGGNGGSGGGPGPGPGGGGGPGGSGPGPGSGGGLGSGGELHPRTGRLVSLSACGRTARRQQPGQEFNHGLVLSREPLRDGRVFTVRIDRKVNSWSGSIEIGVTALDPSVLDFPSSATGLKGGSWVVSGCSVLRDGRSVLEEYGQDLDQLGEGDRVGVERTAAGELRLWVNGRDCGVAATGLPARVWAVVDLYGKCTQITVLPPEPSFSPPIPSPTPPLEPSAPPEDSALAEQGTSGDEAFMVSPAQARPETFPNSLESHNDFASMELSEVVSNAILSAYNGGLLNVNLSSPPAGEALGPSGAATSPIVTSNDALLFHEKCGTLIKLSNNNKTAERRRPLDEFNNGVVMTNRPLRDNEMFEIRIDKLVDKWSGSIEIGVTTHNPNNLEYPATMTNLQSGTIMMSGCGILTNGKGTRREYCEFSLDELQEGDHIGLTRKSNSALHFFINGIDQGVATPLTPPVVYGVVDLYGMAVKVTIVHNNNHSDRLRRNNAILRALSPEGALRRAAPTTQAEPERLLFHPNCGQKAAITHEGRTALRPHATDDFNHGVVLSSRALRDGEVFQVRIDKMVDKWAGSIEIGVTTHNPAYLQLPSTMTNLRSGTWMMTGNGVMHNGTTILDEYGHNLDRLKAGDTVGVVRREDGTLHFFVNGMTQGPAAWNVPPGVYAVVDLYGQAAQATIVDDVEVPPVPEPLPEGNNQVSPSSPSSGAGGSDLRFHQLHGSNAVITNGGRTALRHNCRSEFNDAIVISNRALRDGELFEIVIQKMVDRWSGSIEAGVTAIRPEDLEFPNTMTDIDYDTWMLSGTAIMQDGNTMRNNYGCDLDALGTGARIGMMRTAKGDLHYFINGQDQGAACSGLPPEVYAVVDLYGQCVQVSITNATGPMDNSLATSNTATEKSFPLHSPVAGVAHRFHSTCGKNIALEEDGTRAVRAAGYAHGLVFSTKELRTEEIFEVKVEELDEKWAGSLRLGLTTLAPGDMGPGAGGGPGLPPSLPELRTKTTWMVSSCEVRRDGQLQRMNYGRNLERLGVGSRVGIRRGADDTMHVLVDGEDMGPAATGIAKSVWAVLDLYGPVRSVSIVSSTRLDEPEGTQPPSPSSDTGSEGEEDDEGEEHGLEGQNQVAIMPTALEFLENHGKNILLSNGNRTATRVASYNQGIVVVNQPLVPQLLVQVRIDFLNRQWTSSLVLGVITCPPERLNFPASACALKRAAWLLRGRGVFHNGLKICEKSGPNLDTCPEGTILGLRLDSSGGLHLHINGMDQGVAVPDVPQPCHALVDLYGQCEQVTIVSPEPGAASGKSAGTQGDMEKADMVDGIKESVCWGPPPTTSPLKSCEYHALCSRFQELLLLPEDYFMPPPKRSLCYCESCRKLRGDEAHRRRGEPPREYALPFGWCRFNLRVNPRLEAGTLTKKWHMAYHGSNVAAVRRVLDRGELGAGTASILSCRPLKGEPGTGFEEPGENCAPPREEQPPPVLLSPSLQYAGAETLASKVQFRDPKSQRTHQAQVAFQVCVRPGSYTPGPPSAALREPPDPHFSPAELEWVTKEKGATLLYALLVRVE is encoded by the exons ATGGCGGCGGGGTCGGGTGGGAATGGGGGCTCCGGGGGAGGCCCCGGGCCGGGGCCGGGTGGGGGTGGTGGCCCCGGCGGGAGCGGCCCAGGGCCGGGGTCCGGCGGGGGTCTGGGCAGCGGCGGGGAGCTGCACCCGCGCACCGGGCGCTTGGTGAGCTTGTCGGCCTGTGGGCGTACAGCGCGGCGGCAGCAGCCAGGCCAGGAGTTTAACCACGGGCTGGTGTTGAGTCGGGAACCCTTGCGCGATGGACGCGTCTTCACCGTCCGCATCGATCGCAAG GTCAACTCCTGGAGTGGCTCCATTGAGATTGGGGTGACGGCACTGGACCCCAGTGTGCTGGATTTCCCAAGCAGCGCCACAGGGCTGAAGGGGGGCTCGTGGGTAGTATCGGGCTGCTCGGTGCTGAGGGATGGACGGTCTGTGCTGGAGGAGTATGGGCAGGACCTCGACCAGCTTGGCGAAGGGGACCGTGTGGGCGTGGAGCGCACGGCTGCCGGGGAGCTGCGGCTCTGGGTGAACGGGCGGGATTGCGGTGTGGCTGCCACGGGTCTTCCAGCTCGTGTCTGGGCCGTCGTGGACCTTTACGGCAAGTGCACACAGATCACTGTGCTCCCCCCTGAGCCGAGCTTCAGCCCCCCTATTCCCAGCCCCACGCCTCCCCTTGAGCCCTCTGCCCCCCCTGAAGATTCTGCCTTGGCTGAACAGGGGACCTCTGGGGATGAAG CCTTCATGGTATCCCCAGCGCAGGCCCGACCGGAGACGTTTCCTAACAGCCTTGAGTCGCATAATG ACTTTGCCAGCATGGAGCTCTCCGAGGTGGTGAGCAATGCCATCCTGTCTGCGTACAACGGGGGGCTCCTAAATGTGAACCTGAGCTCCCCTCCAGCAGGGGAAGCACTGGGGCCTAGCGGTGCTGCCACCTCACCCATTGTCACCTCCAACGATGCTCTCCTTTTCCATGAGAAGTGTGGAACCCTCATCAAGCTCAGCAACAATAATAAGACTGCTGAGCGCCGCCGGCCCCTGGATGAATTCAACAACGGGGTTGTCATGACCAACCGCCCGCTCCGGGACAATGAGATGTTTGAG ATCCGCATCGATAAGCTCGTAGATAAGTGGTCAGGCTCCATTGAGATTGGTGTCACCACCCACAACCCCAACAATCTGGAGTACCCAGCCACCATGACCAACCTGCAGTCAG GCACCATCATGATGAGCGGCTGTGGGATCCTGACCAATGGCAAGGGCACCCGCCGGGAGTACTGTGAATTCAGCCTGGATGAGCTGCAG GAGGGTGACCACATTGGTCTCACAAGGAAGTCCAACTCTGCTCTGCACTTCTTCATTAATGGCATTGATCAGG GTGTGGCGACCCCCTTGACGCCCCCAGTGGTGTATGGTGTGGTGGACTTGTATGGGATGGCCGTGAAGGTGACCATCGTCCACAATAACAACCACAGTGACCGCCTTCGCCGGAACAATGCCATCCTGCGGGCTCTGTCCCCTGAGGGTGCTCTCCGCCGGGCTGCTCCTACAACCCAGGCAGAACCCGAGCGCCTGCTCTTCCACCCCAACTGTGGGCAGAAGGCAGCCATCACCCACGAGGGACGCACTGCCCTGAGGCCCCA TGCCACCGACGACTTCAATCACGGCGTGGTGCTGAGCAGCAGAGCCCTGCGGGACGGAGAGGTGTTCCAGGTGCGCATCGACAAGATGGTGGACAAGTGGGCTGGCTCCATCGAGATTGGCGTCACCACCCACAACCCTGCCTACCTCCAGTTGCCCTCCACCATGACCAACTTGCGCTCTG GGACCTGGATGATGACAGGGAATGGGGTGATGCACAATGGGACGACCATCTTGGATGAATACGGGCACAACCTGGACCGACTCAAG gcaggggacacggtGGGCGTGGTGCGGCGGGAGGATGGGACTCTCCACTTCTTCGTCAATGGCATGACTCAGGGTCCCGCTGCCTGGAATGTGCCCCCAGGAGTCTATGCCGTCGTGGATCTCTATGGCCAGGCGGCCCAGGCCACCATTGTGGACGACGTGG AGGTGCCCCCAGTCCCTGAACCACTCCCTGAGGGAAACAACCAGGTGTCCCCAAGTTCCCCATCGTCTGGGGCTGGGGGCTCGGACCTCCGATTCCACCAGCTGCACGGCAGCAATGCCGTCATCACCAACGGGGGCCGTACTGCGCTCCGCCACAATTGCCGCAGCGAGTTCAACGATGCCATTGTCATCTCCAACCG AGCCCTGAGAGATGGCGAGCTGTTTGAAATCGTCATTCAGAAGATGGTGGACCGCTGGTCAGGCTCCATTGAGGCTG GAGTGACCGCTATTCGGCCGGAGGACCTTGAATTCCCCAATACTATGACAGACATTGACTATGACACATGGATGCTGAG CGGCACGGCTATCATGCAAGATGGGAACACCATGCGCAACAACTACGGGTGTGATCTTGACGCGCTGGGCACTGGCGCCCGCATCGGTATGATGCGCACGGCCAAGGGCGACCTGCACTACTTCATCAACGGCCAGGACCAAGGCGCTGCGTGCTCAGGCTTGCCTCCCG AGGTGTATGCAGTAGTGGATCTGTACGGCCAGTGCGTCCAagtgtccatcaccaatgccaccggccccatggacaacagcctgGCGACCAGCAACACCGCCACTGAGAAGTCCTTCCCCCTGCACTCCCCAG TGGCTGGCGTGGCCCACAGATTCCACAGCACCTGCGGCAAGAACATCGCTCTGGAAGAAGACGGCACGAGGGCGGTGCGAGCAGCCGGCTACGCCCATGGCCTGGTCTTCAGCACCAAGGAGCTCAGGACTGAGGAGATCTTCGAG GTAAAGGTGGAGGAGCTGGATGAGAAGTGGGCCGGCTCCCTCCGCTTAGGGCTGACCACACTAGCGCCTGGGGACATGGGGCCCGGTGCGGGCGGGGGCCCGGgactgcctccctccctgccagAGCTCCGGACGAAGACCACCTGGATGGTGTCCAGCTGTGAAGTGAGGCGGGACGGGCAACTCCAGAGGATGAACTATGGCCGGAACCTGGAGAGGCTGGGG GTGGGAAGCCGTGTAGGCATTCGCCGAGGGGCAGACGACACAATGCACGTCCTGGTAGACGGAGAGGACATGGGTCCTGCAGCCACTGGCATCGCCAAG AGTGTGTGGGCTGTGTTGGATCTATATGGGCCAGTCCGGAGTGTCTCTATTGTCAGCTCCACCCGTCTGGATGAGCCAGAAGGCACTCAGCCTCCTTCCCCCAGCTCGGATACCGGCAGCGAGGGCGAGGAGGACGACGAAGGCGAGGAGCATGGCCTGGAA GGCCAGAACCAAGTGGCCATTATGCCCACAGCCCTCGAGTTCCTGGAGAACCATGGGAAGAATATTCTCTTGTCCAATGGGAACCGTACGGCTACGCGAGTGGCCAGCTACAACCAGGGCATCGTTGTCGTCAACCAGCCCCTGGTGCCCCAGCTGCTGGTCCAG GTGCGGATAGACTTCCTGAACCGGCAGTGGACATCTTCCCTTGTCCTGGGAGTCATCACCTGCCCACCAGAGAGGCTCAACTTCCCTGCTTCCGCCTGTGCCCTCAAACGGGCAGCCTGGCTGCTGCGGGGCCGAGGGGTCTTCCACAATGGCCTCAag ATCTGTGAGAAATCTGGGCCAAATCTGGACACATGTCCAGAAGGCACCATCCTGGGACTGCGGCTGGACAGCTCTGGGGGGCTGCACCTCCATATCAATGGAATGGACCAGGGGGTGGCTGTGCCAGAtgtcccccagccctgccacGCGCTTGTGGACCTCTATGGGCAGTGTGAGCAG GTGACAATCGTGAGCCCTGAACCAGGGGCTGCCAGTGGGAAAAGTGCTGGAACCCAAGGGGACATGGAGAAAGCTGACATGGTGGATG GTATCAAGGAGAGTGTGTGCTGGGGCCCACCGCCCACCACTAGCCCCCTCAAAAGCTGCGAGTACCACGCCCTTTGCTCCCGTTTCCAGGAACTGCTGCTGCTTCCTG AGGACTATTTCATGCCTCCGCCAAAGCGTAGCCTATGCTACTGTGAGTCTTGCCGAAAACTTCGAGGGGACGAGGCCCACAGGCGCCGTGGGGAGCCCCCCCGTGAATACGCTCTGCCCTTTGGCTGGTGCAGGTTCAACCTCAG GGTGAACCCCCGCCTGGAGGCTGGGACGCTAACCAAGAAGTGGCACATGGCCTACCATGGGAGCAATGTAGCGGCTGTCCGGAGGGTGCTGGACCGAGGGGAGCTAGGGGCAG GCACTGCTTCCATCCTGAGCTGCCGGCCCTTGAAGGGAGAGCCTGGGACAGGGTTTGAGGAGCCTGGAGAGAACTGTGCACCCCCCCGGGAGGAGCAGCCCCCTCCAGTGCtgctttccccctccctccaatATGCTGGGGCTGAGACCCTGGCATCCAAAGTGCA ATTCCGGGACCCCAAATCCCAGCGGACGCACCAGGCCCAGGTGGCGTTCCAAGTGTGTGTGCGCCCTGGCTCTTACACCCCGGGACCCCCTTCCGCGGCCCTCAGAGAGCCTCCCGACCCTCACTTCAGTCCAGCCGAACTTGAGTGGGTGAccaaggagaagggggccacgCTTCTCTATGCCCTGCTGGTACGGGTGGAGTGA
- the NEURL4 gene encoding neuralized-like protein 4 isoform X5, with translation MAAGSGGNGGSGGGPGPGPGGGGGPGGSGPGPGSGGGLGSGGELHPRTGRLVSLSACGRTARRQQPGQEFNHGLVLSREPLRDGRVFTVRIDRKVNSWSGSIEIGVTALDPSVLDFPSSATGLKGGSWVVSGCSVLRDGRSVLEEYGQDLDQLGEGDRVGVERTAAGELRLWVNGRDCGVAATGLPARVWAVVDLYGKCTQITVLPPEPSFSPPIPSPTPPLEPSAPPEDSALAEQGTSGDEAFMVSPAQARPETFPNSLESHNDFASMELSEVVSNAILSAYNGGLLNVNLSSPPAGEALGPSGAATSPIVTSNDALLFHEKCGTLIKLSNNNKTAERRRPLDEFNNGVVMTNRPLRDNEMFEIRIDKLVDKWSGSIEIGVTTHNPNNLEYPATMTNLQSGTIMMSGCGILTNGKGTRREYCEFSLDELQEGDHIGLTRKSNSALHFFINGIDQGVATPLTPPVVYGVVDLYGMAVKVTIVHNNNHSDRLRRNNAILRALSPEGALRRAAPTTQAEPERLLFHPNCGQKAAITHEGRTALRPHATDDFNHGVVLSSRALRDGEVFQVRIDKMVDKWAGSIEIGVTTHNPAYLQLPSTMTNLRSGTWMMTGNGVMHNGTTILDEYGHNLDRLKAGDTVGVVRREDGTLHFFVNGMTQGPAAWNVPPGVYAVVDLYGQAAQATIVDDVEVPPVPEPLPEGNNQVSPSSPSSGAGGSDLRFHQLHGSNAVITNGGRTALRHNCRSEFNDAIVISNRALRDGELFEIVIQKMVDRWSGSIEAGVTAIRPEDLEFPNTMTDIDYDTWMLSGTAIMQDGNTMRNNYGCDLDALGTGARIGMMRTAKGDLHYFINGQDQGAACSGLPPGKEVYAVVDLYGQCVQVSITNATGPMDNSLATSNTATEKSFPLHSPVAGVAHRFHSTCGKNIALEEDGTRAVRAAGYAHGLVFSTKELRTEEIFEVKVEELDEKWAGSLRLGLTTLAPGDMGPGAGGGPGLPPSLPELRTKTTWMVSSCEVRRDGQLQRMNYGRNLERLGVGSRVGIRRGADDTMHVLVDGEDMGPAATGIAKSVWAVLDLYGPVRSVSIVSSTRLDEPEGTQPPSPSSDTGSEGEEDDEGEEHGLEGQNQVAIMPTALEFLENHGKNILLSNGNRTATRVASYNQGIVVVNQPLVPQLLVQVRIDFLNRQWTSSLVLGVITCPPERLNFPASACALKRAAWLLRGRGVFHNGLKICEKSGPNLDTCPEGTILGLRLDSSGGLHLHINGMDQGVAVPDVPQPCHALVDLYGQCEQVTIVSPEPGAASGKSAGTQGDMEKADMVDGIKESVCWGPPPTTSPLKSCEYHALCSRFQELLLLPEDYFMPPPKRSLCYCESCRKLRGDEAHRRRGEPPREYALPFGWCRFNLRVNPRLEAGTLTKKWHMAYHGSNVAAVRRVLDRGELGAGTASILSCRPLKGEPGTGFEEPGENCAPPREEQPPPVLLSPSLQYAGAETLASKVQFRDPKSQRTHQAQVAFQVCVRPGSYTPGPPSAALREPPDPHFSPAELEWVTKEKGATLLYALLVRVE, from the exons ATGGCGGCGGGGTCGGGTGGGAATGGGGGCTCCGGGGGAGGCCCCGGGCCGGGGCCGGGTGGGGGTGGTGGCCCCGGCGGGAGCGGCCCAGGGCCGGGGTCCGGCGGGGGTCTGGGCAGCGGCGGGGAGCTGCACCCGCGCACCGGGCGCTTGGTGAGCTTGTCGGCCTGTGGGCGTACAGCGCGGCGGCAGCAGCCAGGCCAGGAGTTTAACCACGGGCTGGTGTTGAGTCGGGAACCCTTGCGCGATGGACGCGTCTTCACCGTCCGCATCGATCGCAAG GTCAACTCCTGGAGTGGCTCCATTGAGATTGGGGTGACGGCACTGGACCCCAGTGTGCTGGATTTCCCAAGCAGCGCCACAGGGCTGAAGGGGGGCTCGTGGGTAGTATCGGGCTGCTCGGTGCTGAGGGATGGACGGTCTGTGCTGGAGGAGTATGGGCAGGACCTCGACCAGCTTGGCGAAGGGGACCGTGTGGGCGTGGAGCGCACGGCTGCCGGGGAGCTGCGGCTCTGGGTGAACGGGCGGGATTGCGGTGTGGCTGCCACGGGTCTTCCAGCTCGTGTCTGGGCCGTCGTGGACCTTTACGGCAAGTGCACACAGATCACTGTGCTCCCCCCTGAGCCGAGCTTCAGCCCCCCTATTCCCAGCCCCACGCCTCCCCTTGAGCCCTCTGCCCCCCCTGAAGATTCTGCCTTGGCTGAACAGGGGACCTCTGGGGATGAAG CCTTCATGGTATCCCCAGCGCAGGCCCGACCGGAGACGTTTCCTAACAGCCTTGAGTCGCATAATG ACTTTGCCAGCATGGAGCTCTCCGAGGTGGTGAGCAATGCCATCCTGTCTGCGTACAACGGGGGGCTCCTAAATGTGAACCTGAGCTCCCCTCCAGCAGGGGAAGCACTGGGGCCTAGCGGTGCTGCCACCTCACCCATTGTCACCTCCAACGATGCTCTCCTTTTCCATGAGAAGTGTGGAACCCTCATCAAGCTCAGCAACAATAATAAGACTGCTGAGCGCCGCCGGCCCCTGGATGAATTCAACAACGGGGTTGTCATGACCAACCGCCCGCTCCGGGACAATGAGATGTTTGAG ATCCGCATCGATAAGCTCGTAGATAAGTGGTCAGGCTCCATTGAGATTGGTGTCACCACCCACAACCCCAACAATCTGGAGTACCCAGCCACCATGACCAACCTGCAGTCAG GCACCATCATGATGAGCGGCTGTGGGATCCTGACCAATGGCAAGGGCACCCGCCGGGAGTACTGTGAATTCAGCCTGGATGAGCTGCAG GAGGGTGACCACATTGGTCTCACAAGGAAGTCCAACTCTGCTCTGCACTTCTTCATTAATGGCATTGATCAGG GTGTGGCGACCCCCTTGACGCCCCCAGTGGTGTATGGTGTGGTGGACTTGTATGGGATGGCCGTGAAGGTGACCATCGTCCACAATAACAACCACAGTGACCGCCTTCGCCGGAACAATGCCATCCTGCGGGCTCTGTCCCCTGAGGGTGCTCTCCGCCGGGCTGCTCCTACAACCCAGGCAGAACCCGAGCGCCTGCTCTTCCACCCCAACTGTGGGCAGAAGGCAGCCATCACCCACGAGGGACGCACTGCCCTGAGGCCCCA TGCCACCGACGACTTCAATCACGGCGTGGTGCTGAGCAGCAGAGCCCTGCGGGACGGAGAGGTGTTCCAGGTGCGCATCGACAAGATGGTGGACAAGTGGGCTGGCTCCATCGAGATTGGCGTCACCACCCACAACCCTGCCTACCTCCAGTTGCCCTCCACCATGACCAACTTGCGCTCTG GGACCTGGATGATGACAGGGAATGGGGTGATGCACAATGGGACGACCATCTTGGATGAATACGGGCACAACCTGGACCGACTCAAG gcaggggacacggtGGGCGTGGTGCGGCGGGAGGATGGGACTCTCCACTTCTTCGTCAATGGCATGACTCAGGGTCCCGCTGCCTGGAATGTGCCCCCAGGAGTCTATGCCGTCGTGGATCTCTATGGCCAGGCGGCCCAGGCCACCATTGTGGACGACGTGG AGGTGCCCCCAGTCCCTGAACCACTCCCTGAGGGAAACAACCAGGTGTCCCCAAGTTCCCCATCGTCTGGGGCTGGGGGCTCGGACCTCCGATTCCACCAGCTGCACGGCAGCAATGCCGTCATCACCAACGGGGGCCGTACTGCGCTCCGCCACAATTGCCGCAGCGAGTTCAACGATGCCATTGTCATCTCCAACCG AGCCCTGAGAGATGGCGAGCTGTTTGAAATCGTCATTCAGAAGATGGTGGACCGCTGGTCAGGCTCCATTGAGGCTG GAGTGACCGCTATTCGGCCGGAGGACCTTGAATTCCCCAATACTATGACAGACATTGACTATGACACATGGATGCTGAG CGGCACGGCTATCATGCAAGATGGGAACACCATGCGCAACAACTACGGGTGTGATCTTGACGCGCTGGGCACTGGCGCCCGCATCGGTATGATGCGCACGGCCAAGGGCGACCTGCACTACTTCATCAACGGCCAGGACCAAGGCGCTGCGTGCTCAGGCTTGCCTCCCGGTAAAG AGGTGTATGCAGTAGTGGATCTGTACGGCCAGTGCGTCCAagtgtccatcaccaatgccaccggccccatggacaacagcctgGCGACCAGCAACACCGCCACTGAGAAGTCCTTCCCCCTGCACTCCCCAG TGGCTGGCGTGGCCCACAGATTCCACAGCACCTGCGGCAAGAACATCGCTCTGGAAGAAGACGGCACGAGGGCGGTGCGAGCAGCCGGCTACGCCCATGGCCTGGTCTTCAGCACCAAGGAGCTCAGGACTGAGGAGATCTTCGAG GTAAAGGTGGAGGAGCTGGATGAGAAGTGGGCCGGCTCCCTCCGCTTAGGGCTGACCACACTAGCGCCTGGGGACATGGGGCCCGGTGCGGGCGGGGGCCCGGgactgcctccctccctgccagAGCTCCGGACGAAGACCACCTGGATGGTGTCCAGCTGTGAAGTGAGGCGGGACGGGCAACTCCAGAGGATGAACTATGGCCGGAACCTGGAGAGGCTGGGG GTGGGAAGCCGTGTAGGCATTCGCCGAGGGGCAGACGACACAATGCACGTCCTGGTAGACGGAGAGGACATGGGTCCTGCAGCCACTGGCATCGCCAAG AGTGTGTGGGCTGTGTTGGATCTATATGGGCCAGTCCGGAGTGTCTCTATTGTCAGCTCCACCCGTCTGGATGAGCCAGAAGGCACTCAGCCTCCTTCCCCCAGCTCGGATACCGGCAGCGAGGGCGAGGAGGACGACGAAGGCGAGGAGCATGGCCTGGAA GGCCAGAACCAAGTGGCCATTATGCCCACAGCCCTCGAGTTCCTGGAGAACCATGGGAAGAATATTCTCTTGTCCAATGGGAACCGTACGGCTACGCGAGTGGCCAGCTACAACCAGGGCATCGTTGTCGTCAACCAGCCCCTGGTGCCCCAGCTGCTGGTCCAG GTGCGGATAGACTTCCTGAACCGGCAGTGGACATCTTCCCTTGTCCTGGGAGTCATCACCTGCCCACCAGAGAGGCTCAACTTCCCTGCTTCCGCCTGTGCCCTCAAACGGGCAGCCTGGCTGCTGCGGGGCCGAGGGGTCTTCCACAATGGCCTCAag ATCTGTGAGAAATCTGGGCCAAATCTGGACACATGTCCAGAAGGCACCATCCTGGGACTGCGGCTGGACAGCTCTGGGGGGCTGCACCTCCATATCAATGGAATGGACCAGGGGGTGGCTGTGCCAGAtgtcccccagccctgccacGCGCTTGTGGACCTCTATGGGCAGTGTGAGCAG GTGACAATCGTGAGCCCTGAACCAGGGGCTGCCAGTGGGAAAAGTGCTGGAACCCAAGGGGACATGGAGAAAGCTGACATGGTGGATG GTATCAAGGAGAGTGTGTGCTGGGGCCCACCGCCCACCACTAGCCCCCTCAAAAGCTGCGAGTACCACGCCCTTTGCTCCCGTTTCCAGGAACTGCTGCTGCTTCCTG AGGACTATTTCATGCCTCCGCCAAAGCGTAGCCTATGCTACTGTGAGTCTTGCCGAAAACTTCGAGGGGACGAGGCCCACAGGCGCCGTGGGGAGCCCCCCCGTGAATACGCTCTGCCCTTTGGCTGGTGCAGGTTCAACCTCAG GGTGAACCCCCGCCTGGAGGCTGGGACGCTAACCAAGAAGTGGCACATGGCCTACCATGGGAGCAATGTAGCGGCTGTCCGGAGGGTGCTGGACCGAGGGGAGCTAGGGGCAG GCACTGCTTCCATCCTGAGCTGCCGGCCCTTGAAGGGAGAGCCTGGGACAGGGTTTGAGGAGCCTGGAGAGAACTGTGCACCCCCCCGGGAGGAGCAGCCCCCTCCAGTGCtgctttccccctccctccaatATGCTGGGGCTGAGACCCTGGCATCCAAAGTGCA ATTCCGGGACCCCAAATCCCAGCGGACGCACCAGGCCCAGGTGGCGTTCCAAGTGTGTGTGCGCCCTGGCTCTTACACCCCGGGACCCCCTTCCGCGGCCCTCAGAGAGCCTCCCGACCCTCACTTCAGTCCAGCCGAACTTGAGTGGGTGAccaaggagaagggggccacgCTTCTCTATGCCCTGCTGGTACGGGTGGAGTGA